The genomic window GAATTTTATGTTCCGCCGCGATGTCCCTGATTTTTTCCGCCACATATCCCGCCCCTTTCCCTATCACGACGGGGGCGTTCATGTTGTCCTGATCGTACCGGAGGGCAACGGCCAGATGGGTGGGGTTCGTAATGACCACATCCGCCTCCGGAATGCCCGCCATCATCCTCTTCCGTGCCATATCCCGCTGAATCTTCCTGATACGGGACTTGACAAGGGGATCCCCTTCGGTGTGCTTGAATTCCTCCTTGATCTCCTGCCGGGACATCCGGATGCTCTTCTCGAACTCCCATCTCTGGTAAAAATAATCCAGCAGGGCCATGACGATCAGGACAAGGCAGGTCAGCATCATGATTCTGAAAGCCACCCGGCCAACGAAGGCAAGCATTCCCCAGACCGACTGATCCGCCAGGGGAAACAGGGCCGGTATTTCATGGAGGATCACCAGATAGGCAATGAGCCCCACAACCGAAATTTTGAACAGGTTCTTCACCAGTTCGACAAGAGATCTCAGGGAAAACAGTCTCTTGAACCCCTTGAAGGGATCGATTTTCGACGCCTTGGGTTTTATGGCTTCCCAGGAAAACATGAAGCCGACCTGCATAACGTTGGCGAGAAATCCTGCAATGAAAACGGCCAGCAGCAGGGGGAAAATGAGGAGAAAGACCTTGTAGATCAGGGATATAACGAAGGCGTGGATGTTGTCCGGCGTGAGAACGACCTGGCCCGCGTCCCGGAAGGCCGCCCTCATGATTTCCACGACGCCCTCCACGAGACGGCCGCCTCCGAAATAAAAATAGATGAGCGACGCGCCCAGCACAACGGCGGAGGCCACCTCCCGGCTGACGGCAACCTGACCCTTTTCCCGCGCCTCCTCCCTCCGTTTGGGTGTGGCTTGCTCGGTTCGTTCCTGGCTCTGGTCCTGTTCCGCCATTTGGCATGTTCCCCTATCCGATTTATGACGACGGTGTCAATTATTCCCCTATCCCCGTTTATCCCATGACGCGCAGCAGTCCGAAAAGCGATTCCCCCAGACGTCCGTAGGCCCTCTGCATCAGCGACGCGAAAAGGGGCATGGAAAGCCCGAAAAAGATCAGACCGACGGAGATCTGCAGAGGAAACCCGACGATGAAAACGTTGATCTGGGGGACCGTACGGGCGACTATCCCCAGTCCGATATTGGTGAAAAGAATGACGGAAACGACGGGAATACAGAGCTTCACCGCCAGAACGAACATATCCCGGGCCAGGCTCATCATCAGCGCCATGAAATCCCCGGAAACATGAAAGGACAAAACGGGAAGGATCCGGAAACTATCGGCCATGGCGGCAAAAAAGATATGGTGGGAGTTCGTGGTCAGAAAAATCAGCAACGCGAAAAGATACAGCACCTGCCCGATCAGGGAGACACTGATACTGGAAACGGGGTCGATGACATTCGCCACGGAAAACCCGATTTTGAATCCAATCAGTTCCCCCGCCACCTGAATCCCCGCAAAGATGAGCCGGGCGGCAAAACCCAGGGCGACCCCCACCAGGATTTCGGATATCATCCGGAACAGAAGGGGCATAAAATCGACGGGAACGGCCGGTAGAAACGGAGACACCGCCGGAAACAGGAGGAGGGCCACGACAAAGGTCAGGCCGGCCTTGACCCGAAGAGGCACGATCTGCTCCCCGAAAAGGGGCATCGTGCCGATCAGGGCGCCGACCCGGAGCAAAACCAGGCTGAAGGCGACAGCCCATTCAACCGATATGACCGGAAACTCCATCAGTCCGCCTCACCTTTCCTCATCCGGCTGTCCGGTTCTTCAGCGGACATAGACCGGAATGCTGACAAACAGGTTGTGGGTGAAGGACAGGAGGACGCTGAGCATCCAGGGTAAAGCCGCGATCAGAACCACCATGACCGCAATAATCTTGGGCACGAACACCAGGGTGATTTCCTGAATCTGGGTCACCGCCTGAAAAAGGCTGATGGCCACCCCGACGATCAATCCCACCACCAGAACCGGCGCCGCAACGAGGAGCGTCACCTTGATGGCCTCCGTCATGATCCCGATTACCAGATCTACCGTCATTATCCTCACTCCTCCCACCACTTGTCGGGCATGGACCCGTCATGGCCTTTGACCGGGTCAGCCCCAATCCGGGCTATACAGGATCGACCCGGCCGCACCGGCCCGTTTGAATCCGACATGAAAAACACATGCCAATCCGGCGACGGCCGGGCAGTCTCCGGGCGAATACAAAAACCCTTGTCACGTCCCGGAACCGGACAGGGGATAAAACAACCGGAGAAGAACCCTTTTTTAACGATAACTCTGGACGAGGGAACCCACGATCAGATACCAGCCGTCAACCAGAACAAACAGGAGGAGTTTGAAGGGCAGACTCATGATGATCGGCGGGAGCATCATCATTCCCATTGACAGGAGAATACTGGAAACCACCATGTCGATGATCATGAAGGGCAGGTAGACCATGAAGCCGATCTGGAAGGCCGTCTTCAACTCGCTTATGACAAAGGCCGGGACCAGAGCGCTCAGGGGAACATCCGCCGGCTTCTCCGGGCGTTTTTCCCCGGATATTTTAACGAAAAGGGCCAGTTCCT from Deltaproteobacteria bacterium includes these protein-coding regions:
- the flhB gene encoding flagellar biosynthesis protein FlhB yields the protein MAEQDQSQERTEQATPKRREEAREKGQVAVSREVASAVVLGASLIYFYFGGGRLVEGVVEIMRAAFRDAGQVVLTPDNIHAFVISLIYKVFLLIFPLLLAVFIAGFLANVMQVGFMFSWEAIKPKASKIDPFKGFKRLFSLRSLVELVKNLFKISVVGLIAYLVILHEIPALFPLADQSVWGMLAFVGRVAFRIMMLTCLVLIVMALLDYFYQRWEFEKSIRMSRQEIKEEFKHTEGDPLVKSRIRKIQRDMARKRMMAGIPEADVVITNPTHLAVALRYDQDNMNAPVVIGKGAGYVAEKIRDIAAEHKIPIVENKPVAQVLYRITGVGDMIPEDLYRAVAEILAYVYRMKEKSAMA
- the fliR gene encoding flagellar biosynthetic protein FliR; this encodes MEFPVISVEWAVAFSLVLLRVGALIGTMPLFGEQIVPLRVKAGLTFVVALLLFPAVSPFLPAVPVDFMPLLFRMISEILVGVALGFAARLIFAGIQVAGELIGFKIGFSVANVIDPVSSISVSLIGQVLYLFALLIFLTTNSHHIFFAAMADSFRILPVLSFHVSGDFMALMMSLARDMFVLAVKLCIPVVSVILFTNIGLGIVARTVPQINVFIVGFPLQISVGLIFFGLSMPLFASLMQRAYGRLGESLFGLLRVMG
- the fliQ gene encoding flagellar biosynthesis protein FliQ, which encodes MTVDLVIGIMTEAIKVTLLVAAPVLVVGLIVGVAISLFQAVTQIQEITLVFVPKIIAVMVVLIAALPWMLSVLLSFTHNLFVSIPVYVR